A genomic segment from Xiphophorus maculatus strain JP 163 A chromosome 6, X_maculatus-5.0-male, whole genome shotgun sequence encodes:
- the dusp28 gene encoding dual specificity phosphatase 28 — MLQLCKVTKVLFISNARSACSDDLIQQEAVTLCINVSKQQPFPTSSGVTRMQIPVYDDPGEDLYRHFDRCADAIQKEANRGGRSVVYCKNGRSRSATICMAYLMKHRRMTLAEAVQRVKTARHVVDPNPGFMSQLQRYEEELRKRRGAS; from the exons ATGCTGCAGCTGTGTAAAGTCACCAAGGTTCTGTTCATCAGCAACGCCCGCTCAGCCTGCAGCGACGACCTCATCCAGCAGGAGGCGGTGACGCTCTGCATCAACGTGTCCAAGCAGCAGCCGTTCCCGACCAGCAGCGGCGTCACCAGGATGCAGATCCCCGTCTACGACGACCCCGGCGAGGATCTGTACCGCCACTTTGACCGCTGCGCCGACGCCATCCAGAAGGAGGCCAACCGCGGCGGACGCAGCGTGGTCTACTGCAAGAACGGACGCAGCCGCTCGGCCACCATCTGCATGGCCTACCTGATGAAGCACCGCAGGATGACGCTGGCGGAGGCCGTACAG AGGGTGAAAACGGCTCGGCACGTCGTGGATCCGAACCCCGGCTTCATGTCTCAGCTGCAGCGATACGAGGAggagctgaggaagaggagaggagcgTCCTGA
- the LOC111608879 gene encoding zinc finger and SCAN domain-containing protein 2-like: MCSALNVREFIRQRLAAAAEEIFGVFEKTVIQYEEELDRQRRMMETSWKTQTHEKPADLPQQHLHLEQEELPAKTLFCHQQEAPEPPQIKEEQEEPGSSLQMDQLEPDEESKTFLVALLYGEGEPRVAEETFDGLQTLHQEGGEDVDLGSTKTEQTGHKGPEDDGSEIISQDVYPVSDKQSFSQAGRDALKCDFCGKIFRKKYHLKMHHMNHTGEKPYVCNECGKSFKAASTLRYHARLHTGEKPYSCETCGKSFRCSYSMLVHMRTHTGEKPYLCNTCGKRFTNSSAFKWHTAIHMGDRRYSCQICGKSFTQSGNLKAHMRTHTGEKKYSCKTCGKRFSRSNSLIVHMRTHTGEKPYSCSSCGERFQYAATLKKHATTHAGDNYTSG, translated from the exons CTGCTGCGGAAGAAATCTTCGGAGTTTTTGAGAAAACCGTCATTCAGTATGAAGAAGAGCTCGACCGTCAGCGCAGAATGATGGAAAccagctggaaaacacaaacacatgagAAACCAGCAG ATCTTCCACAGCAACACCTTCATCTGGAGCAGGAGGAGCTTCCTGCCAAGACGCTGTTCTGCCACCAGCAGGAGGCGCCAGAACCTCCACAGATCAAAGAGGAGCAAGAAGAACCCGGCAGCAGTCTGCAGATGGATCAACTGGAGCCCGATGAAGAGTCCAAAACGTTTCTGGTGGCGCTCCTGTATGGGGAAGGTGAGCCCAGAGTAGCAGAGGAAACCTTTGATGGTCTCCAGACTCTGCATCAGGAAGGAGGCGAGGATGTAGATCTAGGATCCACAAAGACAGAACAGACGGGTCATAAAGGACCTGAAGACGATGGCAGTGAGATCATCAGCCAGGACGTTTATCCAGTGTCAGACAAGCAGAGTTTTTCTCAGGCAGGACGCGACGCCTTAAAATGTGACTTCTGTGGAAAAATCTTTAGGAAAAAATATCACCTGAAGATGCATCACATGAACCACACGGGAGAGAAGCCGTATGTCTGCAACGAATGCGGGAAATCTTTCAAAGCCGCGTCCACTCTGAGATATCATGCGAGGTTGCACACGGGCGAGAAGCCGTATTCCTGCGAGACGTGTGGGAAAAGCTTCAGGTGCAGCTACAGCATGTTGGTCCACATGAGAACCCACACTGGGGAGAAGCCATACCTGTGCAACACCTGCGGGAAAAGATTCACCAACTCATCAGCCTTCAAGTGGCACACCGCCATCCACATGGGCGACCGGAGGTATTCCTGCCAGATCTGTGGGAAAAGCTTCACTCAGAGCGGAAACCTGAAGGCTCACATGAGGACGCACACCGGCGAGAAGAAGTACTCCTGCAAAACCTGCGGGAAACGATTCAGTCGGAGCAACAGCCTGATCGTCCACATGAGGACGCACACAGGAGAGAAGCCGTACTCCTGTAGCTCGTGTGGGGAGAGGTTTCAATACGCTGCAACGCTGAAAAAACACGCCACAACGCACGCCGGCGACAATTACACATCTGGCTGA